CCGTGATCGGGACCATCGCCGGGACAGGCACCATCCTGTACGACGCGACGGCCTCCACAGCGTTCGAGACGGCCCTCTATGTGCCGTCGGGGATGGGGCTCGACGCCGAGGGCAACCTCTACGTGGCCGTCATGAGCCACCACGCCATCCGCAAGATCACCCCCGACGGCCGGATCGCCACCGTTGCGGGCACCGGCACGGCCACCGGCGCCGGCACCGGTCCCGTGGACGGCCTGCCGGCGCGCGAGACGACGCTCCACACCCCGCAGGGCGTGACGGTATCGCCAGGGGGCGATCTGGTCATCGCGGATTCGGGCAACAAGCGCCTGCGCTTCGTCCCGGCAAGCGACGGGCGGCGCTTCGGCAAGGATGTGACGGCGGGGAATCTCTACACCCTCGCAACCACCAGCTTCACCCCGATCGCCGTGACCATGGGGCCGGACGGCAGCGTCTACTACTCCGAGGGGTCCAGCCCGAATCACCCGCCCCGCGTCGGGCGCCTCGACGGCGAGGGACGGTTCAGCGTCGTGGCGGGGAGCGAATCAGGGCTCATCAACGGCGACGTGCTCTCCGACACGAGCACGGCGCTCAAACTGCCTGATGGTCTCGTCGTGGACGCCCGCGGCAACCTGATGATCTCGGACCGCAACGACCACCGGATCCGCATGGTCTGTCGCGAGCCGGGGACCTACTTCGGCATCCCGATGCAGGCGGAGCGCATCTACACCATCGCGGGCACTGGCAAGCCGACCGCCGACAACGTCTCGCCCCTCGGCGACGGGGGGCAAGGGCTCGCGGCGAGCTTCAAGAGCCCGCGCGGCTTGAGCCTGGATGCCAGGGGCAACCTCTACATCACCGACTCCAGCAACTGCCGGATTCGCCGCCTCTCCCCAAACGGGATCATCTCGACGGTCGCAGGCAACGCGCTCCCCGACGCCAAGCAGAAGCCGGCCACCTGGCCCAACGCGAAGCTGGGCGACGGGGGCTCGGCGCTCGAGGCCCTGCTCAACTTCCCCGCCGCCACCCTCGTCGGGCCGGGCGGATCGCTTTACATCGCCGACACGCTCAACTACCGCATCCGCCGGCTCTGGCTCTGAGCCAAAAAGAAGCCCCTCACCGGTTTCGGTGAGGGGCTTTTGCCTAGAAGACCTCGGTGAACTGGCCCATCTGGCGGTACTTCTGGTACCGGTTCTCGACCAGTTGCCAGGTGGGAACCTTCACCAGCTCCGTCAGGTGCTCCGAGAGGGCCGTGGCCAGGTGCTGCGCGCTCAGGACCGGGTCCTTGTGGCAGCCGCCCAGGGGCTCGGGGATGATGGCGTCGATCACGCCGAACTCCATCAGGTCGTTGGAGGTGAGCTTGAGGATCTCGGCCGCGCGCGGGGCCATGCCGGCGTCCTTCCAGAGGATCGCGGCGCAGCCCTCGGGCGAGATGACGCCGTAGTAGGCGTGCTCGAACATCAAGACGCGATCGCCCATGCCGATGCCGATGGCGCCGCCGCTCGAACCTTCGCCGATCACCACCGAGATGATGGGGGTCTCGAGGGTGGCCATCTGGGCGAGGCTCTCGGCGATGGCGATGGACTGGCCGCGCTCCTCGGCGGCGATGCCGGGATAGGCGCCCTGGGTATCGATCAGGGTGATGATCGGCAGGCCGAACTTGGCTGCGTGGGCCATCAGGCGCTGGGACTTGCGGTAGCCCTCCGGGTGGGCCATGCCGAAGTTGCGGAGGATGTTCTCCTTGGTGTCACGGCCCTTCTGGTGGGCGATGAACATGACGCTCTGGCCCTCGAAGCGGCCGATGCCGCCCACGATGGCCCGGTCGTCGTAACCCATGCGATCGCCGTGCATCTCGAAGAATTCCTCGGAGATGGACTGGATGTAGTCCAGCGCGGTGGGCCGCGACGGGTGACGGGCGATCTGGATCCGCTGGAGCGGGGTCAAGCCATCGTAGATGGCCCGCCGGATGTTCTGGGCGCGCTCTTCGAGGCGGCGAACCTCT
The DNA window shown above is from bacterium and carries:
- a CDS encoding acetyl-CoA carboxylase carboxyltransferase subunit alpha is translated as MSQIKKRTISLEFEQPLLELEDKISEFKKLANTGEVDLSEEVRRLEERAQNIRRAIYDGLTPLQRIQIARHPSRPTALDYIQSISEEFFEMHGDRMGYDDRAIVGGIGRFEGQSVMFIAHQKGRDTKENILRNFGMAHPEGYRKSQRLMAHAAKFGLPIITLIDTQGAYPGIAAEERGQSIAIAESLAQMATLETPIISVVIGEGSSGGAIGIGMGDRVLMFEHAYYGVISPEGCAAILWKDAGMAPRAAEILKLTSNDLMEFGVIDAIIPEPLGGCHKDPVLSAQHLATALSEHLTELVKVPTWQLVENRYQKYRQMGQFTEVF